One stretch of Tachysurus fulvidraco isolate hzauxx_2018 chromosome 12, HZAU_PFXX_2.0, whole genome shotgun sequence DNA includes these proteins:
- the LOC113659373 gene encoding transmembrane protein 179 produces the protein MAKNNFIFTQCVLYFLAFVFGFIAVVPLSENAEDFGGKCLLFTRGMWQNENITVSKQRFMVEDWGPKSSCSFITFVGVASLVLSAVQAWRLLFLICKGHDDSIFNAFLNLLISLFVVCAVFLSSTIVTVGFNLWCDAVTEGGSMPSSCEDLQDTDLELGLDNSSYYDQFAIAQFGLWAAWLTWLGITFMAFLKVYYNYRQEDLLDSLIHEKAFLLGHSSRRCSDVMDKKSPMI, from the exons ATggcaaaaaataattttatattcacGCAGTGCGTCTTATATTTTTTGGCTTTCGTCTTTGGGTTTATCGCCGTAGTGCCTCTCTCTGAAAATGCGGAGGACTTCGGAGGGAAATGTTTGCTCTTCACACGGGGTATGTGGCAGAACGAGAACATCACGGTGTCCAAGCAGCGCTTCATGGTGGAGGACTGGGGACCAAAGTCCTCATGCAGCTTCATCACCTTCGTCGGTGTGGCCTCGCTCGTGCTGTCTGCTGTTCAGGCCTGGAGGCTGCTCTTCCTCATCTGCAAAGGCCATGACGA CTCCATATTTAATGCCTTCTTGAACCTGCTGATCAgcttgtttgtggtgtgtgctgtgttcctGTCGAGCACCATTGTGACTGTGGGCTTTAACTTGTGGTGCGATGCTGTTACAGAGGGGGGCAGCATGCCCAGCAG CTGTGAGGATTTACAGGACACTGATTTGGAGCTGGGCTTAGACAACTCTTCATACTATGACCAGTTTGCCATTGCACAA TTTGGACTTTGGGCTGCTTGGTTGACGTGGTTGGGTATCACATTCATGGCCTTCCTGAAGGTCTACTATAACTACCGTCAGGAAGACCTGCTGGACAGCCTGATCCACGAGAAGGCGTTCCTGCTGGGCCACTCCTCACGCCGCTGCTCTGACGTAATGGATAAGAAAAGTCCCATGATCTGA